From Anopheles darlingi chromosome 2, idAnoDarlMG_H_01, whole genome shotgun sequence, the proteins below share one genomic window:
- the LOC125948806 gene encoding uncharacterized protein LOC125948806, whose amino-acid sequence MTNRCQLFALLWLVSTVAAIPMRPSQLVSAMQNVQRQYEGRQAKDAAGLLQELTEEAPQEGEKEETGASDGTEQTAVPGASTKQAPVASARKQKMLGYYGLYAPPIPAAYGTPYGYPLYQSMLDYYDDYAMPVDNYPSLNMLANMQSYPPNMYANMPSSVAAAYQSPLAGAGPLSPNLQQQLNSLLQQQVQQQQQQQSQQSQQPQQATNPQLANLANLDANAASLGSFQSLAASFAAGNDHYQGLEDEDILSRHSQASRRRPGQVKNSPIYYIRLPPTPYMFVPGVGYISQPPTIQPMAAPIPQYQQLPPPVTMSPFYQLPINFVSNGKPSGIYQWNGGPAAAPAPAPPQFALPYPRPPRPAYVPQAGFIQDSKITHLKGPFLFNGRPEEIFLLQNAYNPLFQSPLAGYY is encoded by the coding sequence ATGACGAATAGATGTCAACTGTTTGCCCTATTGTGGCTCGTGTCGACCGTCGCGGCCATTCCGATGCGCCCCAGCCAGCTAGTGTCCGCGATGCAGAACGTGCAGCGTCAGTACGAAGGACGCCAGGCCAAGGATGCGGCCGGTTTGCTGCAGGAACTGACCGAAGAAGCACCCCAGGAGGGTGAAAAGGAGGAAACCGGGGCCAGTGACGGTACGGAGCAAACAGCGGTCCCAGGTGCATCGACCAAACAGGCACCGGTGGCCAGCGCTCGGAAGCAAAAGATGCTCGGTTATTACGGACTTTACGCTCCGCCAATCCCAGCAGCATACGGCACTCCCTATGGTTACCCGTTGTACCAATCGATGCTGGACTACTACGATGATTACGCGATGCCGGTCGATAACTATCCGAGCTTGAATATGCTGGCCAACATGCAGTCCTATCCACCGAACATGTACGCCAACATGCCGAGCAGTGTGGCCGCGGCCTACCAATCACCGCTGGCCGGTGCCGGCCCTCTATCACCCAACCTCCAACAGCAACTCAACAGCCTACTCCAGCaacaggtgcagcagcagcaacagcaacaatcgcaacaatcacaacaaccgcagcaagcgacgaacccacAGCTGGCTAATTTGGCGAACCTCGATGCAAATGCGGCCTCTCTCGGTAGCTTCCAGAGTTTGGCGGCCAGCTTTGCGGCCGGTAACGACCACTACCAGGGGCTGGAGGATGAGGACATCCTCTCCCGGCACAGCCAAGCGTCGAGACGGCGTCCGGGGCAGGTGAAGAATTCGCCGATCTACTACATCCGGTTGCCACCGACACCGTACATGTTTGTGCCGGGCGTCGGCTACATCTCGCAACCACCGACCATCCAACCGATGGCCGCACCGATCCCACAGTACCAGCAACTCCCACCGCCCGTCACGATGAGTCCGTTCTATCAGCTGCCGATCAATTTCGTTTCGAACGGCAAACCGTCCGGTATTTACCAGTGGAACGGAGGTCCAGCGGcggctccggcaccggcaccaccacagTTCGCCCTGCCCTACCCGAGACCACCGCGACCGGCGTACGTACCGCAGGCCGGTTTCATCCAGGACTCGAAGATCACGCACCTGAAGGGTCCGTTCCTGTTCAATGGTCGGCCAGAGGAGATTTTCCTGCTGCAGAACGCGTACAA
- the LOC125952118 gene encoding IQ and ubiquitin-like domain-containing protein — protein MDSGAADDEESFSVSGFTASGAGGRIGSVVPGSDGGGGGGGVPGSLSMTTTVSGEQRSQRHAAASRKDVTVKFHLAKAQVVAHAYPGHYTVDEVREHIACKFQVKSKFLLLRQAGAEVAGHRRLTDLGVSEYNVCDLELLLSDTARQENVQLNLKLYYRNLTLPDIITVRIPGEDGKPSRDVVVEIENQVITKPFVGGFINRQTKVEYHHAFSQTGPPSERIGRPGAKFSRDTQTVCERHTTTAIPRDQSVQFSSVEESGDGCKVPTGPCLIPNRYEPYQELAKRKDIDGKVRLIQRNFRRALWQRLIRKSAAEWRQLQQQQLENESAAKTSRAAANNKTLIARTFPKTKEEFDALFAQIHCWKENELKLIRERYSGAPKIAEMNILLDKEIQLLNGVERQRRAIQRELTDVVVEKRLTKISEPKRWVGCNNRVIEMETPQTQRARFLLGYYQRLKDVPEPAPADPQERIGLLDELSDVIVQESHPATEELESLLQRERQLLLCRMDSNDLSPLRKRQLALLAEIIRSEPGKERESKKLCRKCKKLRPTNAFTVHTRQKSADICETCTSLLGSTVDIAVYRSILRAVRRDERKRGSLASYAFIIQENDIKHIVERIWHGHSVISNDSDRADLMLPRWNVAQDWSPWNCVCLTEHETRAHLKLQRLDRYYQPSVMKEIQSKHSLARSVFSQLREIDQEFTESGDWWEVGLDGNVI, from the exons ATGGACAGTGGGGcggccgacgacgaggaatcGTTCTCGGTGTCGGGCTTTACggcttccggtgccggtggccggataGGATCGGTGGTTCCGGGatcggacggtggtggtggtggtggtggtgttccgggGTCACTGTCAATGACCACAACGGTGAGCGGTGAGCAGCGATCGCAGCGGCACGCGGCCGCTAGCCGGAAGGATGTAACCGTCAAGTTTCATCTCGCGAAAGCACAAGTGGTGGCCCACGCCTATCCGGGCCACTACACGGTCGATGAGGTCCGGGAGCACATCGCGTGCAAATTTCAGGTGAAATCGAAATTCCTTCTCCTGCGGCAGGCCGGTGCGGAAGTGGCGGGCCATCGGCGGCTCACCGACCTCGGCGTCTCCGAGTACAACGTGTGCGATCtggagttgctgctgtcggACACGGCCCGGCAGGAGAACGTGCAACTTAACCTGAAGCTCTACTACAG AAATCTGACCCTTCCGGACATCATAACGGTGCGCATACCGGGTGAAGATGGGAAACCGAGCCgggatgtggtggtggagatcGAGAACCAGGTTATCACCAAACCGTTCGTCGGTGGATTCATCAACAGGCAGACGA AAGTCGAGTATCATCATGCGTTTAGCCAGACGGGACCACCGAGCGAACGGATCGGGCGCCCGGGGGCCAAGTTTAGCCGCGATACGCAGACGGTGTGCGAGCGGCATACGACCACCGCGATACCGCGCGATCAGTCGGTACAGTTTAGCAGCGTGGAGGAGTCGGGAGACGGGTGCAAAGTGCCCACCGGACCGTGTCTGATACCGAATCGCTACGAGCCGTACCAGGAGCTGGCAAAGCGGAAAGACATCGACGGCAAGGTGCGGCTGATACAGCGCAACTTCCGCCGGGCACTGTGGCAACGCTTGATCCGTAAGAGTGCGGCCGAATGGAG acaactacagcagcagcagttggaaaATGAATCCGCGGCAAAAACCTCCAGGGCGGCGGCCAACAATAAAACGCTGATCGCCCGTACATTCCCCAAGACCAAGGAGGAGTTTGATGCACTGTTTGCGCAGATCCACTGTTGGAAGGAGAACGAGCTGAAGTTGATCCGGGAACGTTACTCGGGTGCACCGAAGATCGCCGAGATGAACATTCTGTTGGATAAGGAGATCCAGCTGCTAAACGGTGTCGAGCGCCAACGGCGTGCCATCCAGCGTGAACTGACGGACGTGGTGGTCGAGAAGCGGTTGACCAAAATCAGTGAACCAAAGCGCTGGGTCGGATGTAACA ACCGTGTCATCGAGATGGAAACACCTCAAACGCAACGGGCACGCTTTTTGCTAGGGTACTACCAGCGGCTGAAAGATGTTCCAGAGCCAGCGCCGGCTGACCCACAGGAACGGATCGGGCTGCTCGACGAGCTGTCTGACGTCATCGTCCAGGAAAGCCATCCGGCGACGGAAGAG CTGGAGAGTTTGCTGCAGCGCgaacggcagctgctgctgtgccgtaTGGATTCGAACGATCTGTCTCCGTTACGGAAACGCCAGCTAGCACTGTTGGCCGAAATTATACGCTCGGAGCCGGGCAAGGAACGCGAAAGTAA GAAACTGTGCCGGAAGTGCAAGAAACTGCGGCCCACCAACGCGTTCACCGTGCACACGCGCCAAAAGTCGGCCGATATCTGCGAAACCTGTACCTCGCTGCTCGGTTCCACGGTGGACATTGCCGTGTACCGTTCGATACTGCGGGCGGTGCGGCGCGATGAGCGAAAGCGTGGTTCGCTCGCTTCGTACGCATTCATTATTCAGGAGAACGACATCAAGCACATCGTCGAGCGCATCTGGCACGGCCATTCGGTCATCTCGAACGATTCGGACCGGGCCGACCTTATGCTCCCCCGCTGGAACGTGGCCCAAGACTGGTCGCCGTGGAATTGCGTTTGCCTGACGGAGCATGAAACGAGGGCCCATCTGAAGCTGCAGCGGCTCGATCGGTACTATCAACCGAGCGTGATGAAGGAGATACAAAGCAAACACTCCCTTGCCCGGTCGGTCTTTAGCCAGCTGCGCGAAATCGACCAAGAGTTTACCGAATCCGGCGACTGGTGGGAAGTTGGGCTGGATGGTAACGTCATCTGA
- the LOC125948803 gene encoding uncharacterized protein LOC125948803: MISGRFINRTIGFCVSARGYSISTSVPAAKILTADPVDRRGSPPANGPAPSPRNPIVAAAFASLRNDDAAKEESAATVQKSREDALIDEMILKANNVSELLAIADVTKLNRKQALKIVSILAEWSSIKKVNLSDFESDTRFVTLCSQLGRTGPANQRSIKAVKNLKSSQQVLPDDLQTVLEIAANDEAAKLIAGLTLPQMIKVMSSLSQKRKRSIPLLRSLSFNIASSAGQLNLKECGDLLYAMASLNYRDVVLTGRICADLDGELVKNQDKMAPIVSILTSLGMLRYRDGTVLDALCGWVAAHHELCKPTQLGSMLLSLATLNYEPICMDTLKGKLVANVSENDFVRTADWLNTVWSLTILNSVKGDHLSSVLNGDFYRRLQEERRGTIQPSMKMKFLNMAAAAVQVEGANETLLAIHQRDLFVPFEATKEKRVLVTGMLDALKSLIPSESMVKISQSTKMGFTIDAECVLDKKCLPLPVDKEHPQGTRIAILVHDYHDMCQGPHSALNGIQALNMRLLRERGYTVLSIPYNEFSTSDKLLKRIEYLQSKFKSIVTTSKQQQQQQQQSKS; the protein is encoded by the exons ATGATTAGCGGGCGATTCATCAACCGCACCATCGGGTTTTGCGTCAGCGCCCGTGGCTACAGCATATCGACCAGTGTGCCGGCCGCCAAAATACTTACGGCTGACCCCGTAGACCGAAGGGGGTCACCGCCCGCGAACGGACCGGCCCCCAGTCCGAGAA ATCCTATCGTTGCGGCCGCTTTCGCATCCTTGCGCAATGACGATGCTGCAAAAGAGGAATCGGCAGCGACGGTGCAGAAAAGCCGCGAAGACGCTCTGATCGACGAGATGATTCTGAAGGCAAACAACGTCTCGGAACTGCTGGCCATCGCGGACGTCACCAAACTGAACCGAAAGCAAGCGTTGAAA ATAGTGTCCATTCTGGCCGAATGGAGCTCGATCAAGAAAGTGAACCTTTCGGACTTTGAGAGCGACACACGGTTTGTGACACTGTGCAGTCAGCTTGGCCGAACGggaccagcgaaccagcgatcgatcaaagcggttaagaaccTCAAAAGCTCCCAGCAGGTGCTTCCCGATGATCTGCAGACGGTATTGGAGATTGCGGCCAACGATGAGGCTGCCAAGCTGATTGCCGGCCTCACGTTGCCGCAGATGATCAAAGTGATGTCCTCGTTGTCgcagaagcgaaagcgaagcatTCCGCTGCTCCGTTCGCTGTCCTTTAACATTGCCAGCAGTGCAGGCCAGCTGAATCTGAAGGAGTGCGGCGATTTGCTGTACGCGATGGCGAGCCTAAACTATCGCGATGTCGTCCTGACCGGGCGCATCTGTGCCGATCTCGATGGGGAGTTGGTTAAGAACCAGGACAAAATGGCTCCGATCGTATCGATTCTTACCAGCCTGGGAATGCTCCGGTATCGGGATGGTACCGTGTTGGATGCACTGTGCGGATGGGTTGCTGCCCATCACGAGTTGTGCAAACCGACCCAACTCGGATCGATGCTGTTGTCGCTGGCGACGCTCAACTATGAGCCGATCTGCATGGACACGCTCAAGGGCAAGCTGGTGGCGAACGTGTCGGAGAATGATTTCGTCCGAACCGCCGACTGGCTGAATACGGTCTGGTCGTTGACGATCCTGAACAGTGTAAAAGGTGACCACCTGTCGTCGGTGCTGAATGGTGACTTTTATCGTCGGCTGCAGGAAGAACGACGCGGTACGATACAACcatcgatgaagatgaagttcCTAAACATGGCCGCCGCGGCTGTCCAGGTAGAGGGAGCAAATGAAACGCTGCTTGCTATTCATCAGCGAGACCTGTTTGTACCATTCGAGGCAACAAAGGAGAAACGAGTGCTCGTTACGGGCATGCTGGATGCACTCAAGAGTCTTATACCGTCGGAAAGTATGGTCAAAATTAGTCAGTCCACGAAGATGGGATTCACGATCG ATGCCGAGTGTGTGCTGGATAAAAAGTGCTTACCATTACCGGTGGATAAGGAACACCCCCAAGGAACGAG GATTGCGATCCTCGTGCACGACTATCACGACATGTGCCAGGGACCGCACTCGGCACTGAACGGCATCCAGGCACTGAACATGCGGTTACTACGGGAGCGAGGCTACACCGTACTATCAATACCGTACAACGAGTTTAGCACCAGTGATAAGCTGCTAAAGCGCATCGAGTATTTGCAATCAAAGTTCAAATCGATCGTTaccaccagcaagcagcaacagcaacagcagcagcaatccaaaTCATAA